One genomic region from Candidatus Methylomirabilota bacterium encodes:
- a CDS encoding VWA domain-containing protein: MVAPRDLGSAMVRFAVLLRQQGVPATLIQVTDAVRALDHVDVADREELRLALRTVFVSRLEEMATFDRCFQSFWRAQLEAAEGIPGLIAVPPAEEADASALLKTGGQKRDTLALETWGDEGESETGEPLGVPGVSDREALAGQDFATFTADQLDEVFRLTVQIARRLARRLSRRRRPFARRGRVDLRRTLRANLSRGDFIELRYRQRKRRKVRLVLLCDVSGSMDLYSRFLLQFLFAIQSVFGRVETFTFSTRLTRVTEHLRARSYRQVLRRLTEVRDWSGGTRIGESIAQFNRDWSHLVDRQTIVIVVSDGWDTGEPEVLAAELLRIKRRAGRVIWLNPLLGNPSYEPLTRGMAAALPLIDDFAPAHNLNALRDLARKLSL, encoded by the coding sequence ATGGTCGCGCCGCGCGACCTCGGCAGCGCCATGGTCCGGTTCGCCGTGTTGTTGCGACAGCAGGGCGTTCCCGCCACGCTGATCCAGGTGACCGATGCGGTGCGCGCCCTCGACCACGTGGACGTCGCGGATCGGGAGGAGCTTCGCCTCGCGCTCCGCACCGTCTTCGTCAGCCGGCTCGAGGAGATGGCGACTTTCGACCGCTGCTTCCAGTCCTTCTGGCGGGCGCAGCTGGAGGCGGCCGAGGGGATCCCGGGGCTGATCGCGGTGCCGCCCGCCGAGGAGGCCGACGCCTCCGCGCTGCTCAAGACCGGCGGCCAGAAGCGCGACACCCTGGCCCTGGAGACGTGGGGAGACGAGGGCGAGTCCGAGACCGGAGAACCGCTCGGCGTTCCCGGCGTCTCCGATCGCGAGGCGCTGGCCGGCCAGGACTTCGCGACCTTCACGGCCGACCAGCTGGACGAGGTCTTCCGCCTCACGGTCCAGATCGCGCGCCGCCTGGCGCGCCGCCTGAGCCGGCGGCGGCGCCCCTTCGCCCGCCGGGGCCGCGTCGATCTCCGCCGGACGCTGCGGGCGAACCTCAGCCGGGGCGACTTCATCGAGCTCCGGTACCGCCAACGGAAACGGCGGAAGGTGCGGCTGGTGCTCCTGTGCGACGTCTCGGGCTCGATGGACCTCTACAGCCGCTTCCTCCTGCAGTTCCTCTTCGCCATCCAGAGCGTCTTCGGCCGCGTGGAGACGTTCACCTTCTCGACGCGCCTGACGCGTGTCACCGAGCACCTGCGGGCGCGCTCCTACCGGCAGGTGCTGCGCCGCCTCACCGAGGTGCGGGACTGGTCGGGTGGCACGCGGATCGGAGAGTCCATCGCGCAGTTCAACCGCGACTGGTCGCACCTGGTGGACCGCCAGACCATCGTCATCGTGGTCTCGGACGGGTGGGACACCGGCGAGCCGGAGGTGCTCGCCGCCGAGTTGCTGAGGATCAAGCGCCGCGCGGGACGGGTGATCTGGCTCAACCCGCTGCTCGGTAACCCTTCCTACGAGCCGCTCACGCGCGGGATGGCGGCGGCGCTGCCGCTGATCGACGACTTCGCCCCCGCCCACAATCTGAACGCCCTCCGCGAC